One Coccinella septempunctata chromosome X, icCocSept1.1, whole genome shotgun sequence genomic window carries:
- the LOC123321695 gene encoding slit homolog 1 protein-like, whose protein sequence is MGGETTRPMFWRRVPTLFLLAMTGFVSVAALCPVKCRCNETTLSTICTSAHLEVIPLQLNPDLRHMDLSNNKISNLYYALSIYENLLSLDLSTNNLSSLGSDKFKSQINLRVLNVSRNTIEKLKKDSFNGLKALVTLDLSYNRLEKLHNLTFLELHSLRTVVLSGNRITHLERGLLKTTKHLKELVLDNNQLLEIPSAVLSDAIGLQRLILSQNLIYSVDEGSMPTLSELRSLSIDGNVIRDIHHAALTGLPSLERLDLSDNNFTNIPTASLSKLSNLTWLKLSGNFVEKIPPVAFRGLFQLKYIHLDRLDLLEKIDVRGFVDNINLERIWLNDNIGLKSIPTRLFHGNPKIVHISIRNNALTTVEATHFPLDQLRLLQLGGNPLECNCSLLWLWHLAQDQKKVPIIQSNQTYGVPSELHIDSQDINCAAPETLHDKRLLDVAESEINCSFSWIAITSAVISVLFVVVILTGLVLWGPLKRSHLRGKDLSQGNGALSCGRTDNYEPPRIEKCIVSPPASHHHDYRTLSSWEHYGSDYGNCMSNMNIYEQLDCHLKDRPHIVYNMKFNVVLFLLGALLAPCLCFNGNLAELECPDECECHYFRINWVTDCSDSHLSRIPYEDISLDVYILDLNDNSIADIEPFPANIKMRRLQLSGNKLTALERRMFAGLYYLIDADFSYNNISKVDPDAFSDSTGFITLEMHGNPLDPVEGPFLSQLSLLTLDISNCGLKSIHRDFFANLTSLSDLDISNNPLGSLQDGIFEPLASLESLKMNNCNLSFISNKVFEPFENLKHLELDNNNFHKTNWILVLDKLIRLEHLNLRNSGLRHLHKDIFKNNIYMRTLVLAENDLNNLDVSSTLQVLHHLDTLDLSNCNLSLPLSEDAFINSTRIRSLYLSGNSLFASDLLVALSPLADLQKLSLSNCGLSRLPDIFNNFKSLHELDLSHNPLNDVFVKLLSPLENLEYLNMGYSNLSHIAPKSFSKMTSMRRLVLAGNDLNNLETGLFGNLTKLESLDLSFCGLKRALNASIFFNNLTYEDITDLQLAGNPLKVPQTGPLLPRQLSRLRNLDLSNCNLTFLPAQAFHWTRNITTLILAGNMFNSSSDFRFLELLADLQSLDLRNNKFTKFDLRYILPNQHLNKLKLIGNPWKCECYIAELWDWAVLLREDPHILEGTLVTADNIKTPKIRGQKLLTCSYDNDKIPSSPNNVGAVARRRSFKNPQRVFITANRTWAKYVRESGCEQRVNHTRLPRSAAYQRSNLGPNNWGMTAINTLVVYATIMAILGVAIILTRKQRDSPRMFNKDT, encoded by the exons ATGGGGGGTGAAACGACCCGACCCATGTTTTGGCGAAGGGTGCCCACTTTATTCCTTCTAGCGATGACTGGATTCGTTAGTGTGGCCGCTCTTTGTCCAGTTAAATGCCGTTGCAACGAGACAACCCTTTCGACGATCTGCACCTCCGCTCACCTGGAAGTGATACCTCTCCAGCTCAACCCCGATCTACGTCACATGGACCTGTCCAACAACAAGATCAGCAATCTATACTACGCCCTCTCCATCTACGAGAACCTACTCAGCCTGGATCTGTCGACGAACAATCTCAGCTCCCTCGGTTCCGACAAATTTAAGAGCCAGATCAATCTGCGAGTGTTGAACGTCAGTCGGAACACCATCGAGAAACTGAAGAAGGACTCGTTCAACGGCCTGAAGGCGTTAGTCACGTTGGACCTGAGCTATAACAGATTAGAGAAGCTGCATAATTTGACATTTTTAGAGTTGCACTCGTTACGTACGGTCGTGCTCAGCGGTAACCGCATCACGCACCTGGAAAGGGGCCTGCTTAAGACCACCAAGCATCTTAAGGAATTGGTGCTCGACAACAACCAGCTATTGGAAATTCCTTCGGCCGTTTTATCGGACGCGATAGGCTTACAACGGCTGATCCTCTCCCAGAACCTAATCTACAGTGTTGATGAGGGGAGCATGCCGACTCTTTCTGAGCTGCGATCTCTTTCAATCGACGGCAATGTGATTAGAGATATTCATCATGCCGCCCTAACCGGGCTCCCGTCCCTCGAACGGCTGGATTTAAGCGACAACAATTTCACCAATATACCTACTGCGTCCTTATCGAAGTTATCTAATTTGACTTGGCTCAAACTGAGTGGAAATTTCGTGGAAAAGATTCCGCCCGTGGCTTTCAGAGGCCTCTTTCAGCTGAAATACATTCATTTAGACCGTTTGGATCTGTTGGAGAAGATAGACGTCAGAGGGTTCGTCGACAATATCAACTTGGAACGTATATGGCTGAATGATAATATAGGTTTGAAGTCTATACCGACAAGATTATTCCACGGTAATCCGAAAATTGTACATATATCAATCAGGAACAACGCTCTGACAACCGTTGAAGCCACTCATTTCCCATTAGATCAATTAAGGTTGTTACAGTTAGGTGGAAATCCCTTGGAGTGTAACTGCTCGTTATTGTGGTTGTGGCATTTAGCTCAAGATCAAAAGAAAGTCCCAATTATCCAGTCCAATCAGACGTACGGCGTGCCTTCGGAACTCCACATCGATTCCCAAGACATAAATTGCGCCGCACCAGAAACGCTCCACGACAAGCGTTTGCTGGACGTTGCCGAGTCCGAGATAAACTGTTCCTTCAGCTGGATAGCCATAACGTCGGCGGTAATCAGTGTCCTGTTTGTTGTTGTGATCCTGACTGGTCTCGTGCTTTGGGGCCCGCTGAAAAGGAGTCACTTACGGGGTAAGGATCTGTCCCAGGGGAACGGGGCATTAAGCTGCGGCAGGACGGACAACTACGAACCGCCCAGAATTGAAAAATGCATCGTTTCTCCACCTGCGTCTCATCATCACGATTATCGCACCCTGTCCTCCTGGGAACATTACGGCTCCGACTACGGGAACTGTATGAGTAATATGAACATATACGAACAATTGGATTGCCACTTGAAGGATCGCCCACACATCGTTTAC AACATGAAATTCAAcgttgttttatttttattgggaGCATTACTGGCACCCTGCTTGTGCTTCAATGGGAATCTGGCAGAGCTCGAGTGTCCCGACGAATGCGAATGCCACTACTTCAGAATAAACTGGGTGACAGATTGTTCTGATAGCCATCTGTCAAGAATACCCTACGAGGATATCAGTTTGGACGTATATATACTCGATTTGAATGATAACAGTATCGCAGATATAGAACCTTTTCCCGCCAACATTAAAATGAGGCGACTTCAACTTTCTGGGAATAAACTGACAGCACTAGAAAGAAGAATGTTCGCTGGATTGTATTACCTCATAGACGCGGATTTCTCATACAATAATATCTCTAAAGTGGATCCCGATGCGTTTAG TGATTCAACAGGATTCATAACACTGGAAATGCATGGAAACCCCTTGGACCCGGTAGAAGGTCCATTCCTCTCACAATTATCCCTGCTGACTCTGGATATCAGCAACTGCGGTCTCAAATCCATTCATCGAGACTTCTTCGCCAATTTAACTTCTCTCAGCGACCTAGATATCTCTAATAACCCATTGGGCTCATTGCAAGATGGCATATTCGAACCGTTGGCCAGTTTGGAAAGTTTAAAGATGAACAACTGCAATCTGAGCTTTATATCTAATAAAGTGTTCGAACCTttcgaaaatttgaaacatttggaGCTCGACAACAACAATTTCCACAAAACGAATTGGATTCTTGTGTTGGACAAACTCATACGATTAGAACACTTGAATTTGAGAAATTCCGGTTTACGCCATCTTCACAAagatatattcaaaaataatatataCATGAGAACCTTGGTTCTTGCCGAGAACGACCTAAACAATTTGGATGTCAGTTCAACACTTCAAGTTCTCCATCACCTAGATACGTTGGACTTGTCTAACTGCAATCTTTCTCTTCCCTTATCGGAGGATGCTTTTATAAATTCAACACGAATAAGAAGTTTGTACCTCTCTGGAAACTCCCTCTTCGCATCCGATTTACTTGTGGCTTTATCACCCCTCGCAGATTTACAAAAACTGTCTCTGAGCAACTGCGGCCTCAGTAGGCTTCcagatattttcaataatttcaaaagTTTGCACGAGCTCGATTTATCACACAACCCTTTGAACGACGTGTTCGTCAAACTGTTATCTCCTCTAGAGAATTTGGAATATTTGAATATGGGTTACAGCAATTTATCCCATATTGCTCCCAAGTCTTTTTCCAAGATGACATCGATGAGACGTCTAGTATTGGCAGGCAACGATCTAAACAACCTGGAAACTGGATTATTCGGGAACTTGACGAAACTGGAAAGCTTGGACTTGAGTTTCTGTGGACTAAAGAGAGCACTGAACGcttcaatatttttcaacaatttaaCATACGAAGACATAACTGATCTTCAGCTGGCAGGGAATCCCTTAAAAGTACCACAAACAGGGCCCCTTTTGCCAAGACAACTTTCAAGACTTCGAAACCTCGATTTGAGTAATTGCAACCTTACATTCCTACCAGCGCAAGCGTTCCATTGGACAAGGAATATAACAACACTGATACTCGCTGGCAATATGTTCAACAGCTCTTCGGATTTCAGATTTTTGGAGCTTCTAGCAGATCTGCAATCTCTGGATTTGCGGAACAATAAGTTCACCAAGTTCGATTTGAGATATATCCTGCCCAACCAACACTTGAACAAGCTGAAATTGATAGGTAACCCTTGGAAGTGCGAATGTTACATCGCTGAATTGTGGGATTGGGCTGTGCTTCTACGGGAAGATCCACACATTTTGGAAGGTACTCTAGTAACTGCGGATAACATTAAGACCCCGAAAATAAGGGGTCAAAAACTGTTGACGTGTAGTTATGACAACGATAAAATTCCATCATCCCCCAACAATGTGGGAGCCGTAGCTCGTCGGAGATCCTTCAAAAACCCACAAAGAGTCTTTATAACCGCAAATAGAACTTGGGCCAAGTATGTACGAGAATCAGGCTGCGAGCAACGCGTCAACCATACAAGATTACCTAGATCAGCAGCGTATCAACGATCGAATTTGGGTCCGAACAATTGGGGTATGACAGCAATTAATACACTAGTAGTTTACGCCACCATCATGGCAATCCTTGGTGTGGCCATTATACTCACTAGAAAGCAACGAGATTCACCAAGAATGTTCAATAAAGACACCTGA